The genomic DNA CAGATCATAATCCATTTTATTTGAATAGAAACTATTTCCATGATTTCTTATATCTAATAAATGTATTTGATATTTTGAAGAAAATTCTTTTGCAAAAGAAATCCAATTATCTCCATTTCCAAATAATCCATGAAAAACTAAAATAGGGAATCCTTTTCCAATAATTTTAGAATATAAAACCATTATTTATTTTTCATAAGCTTTATAAATTTTTTTTAAATAAGTTTGAATAGTATTCTCTAATCCCATATAAATAGTATCACTAATCAAAGATTGGCCTATAGAAACTTCTTTCAAAAAAGGTATTTTTTCAATTAAAAAAGATAAATTTTCCAAATTCAAATCATGTCCAGCGTTAACTGATAAATTATATTCCATAGCCTTTTTTGCGGTAGCAATATAAGAATAAATAATTTCTTTATTTCCTTTCATATATCCTAAAGCATAATTTCCGGTAAAAAGTTCTATCCTGTCAGTCCCTGTTTTAGAAGCGAATGAAACCAATTTTGGTTCCGGTTCTAAAAAAATAGAAGTTCTAATTCCTTTCTTTTTCAATTTTTGAATTTTTTCTGTCAAAAAATCTTGATATATAAAAGTATCCCATCCAGAATTTGAAGTTTTAACATGATCAGAATCTGGTACTAATGTTACCTGTTTAGGTAAGATATCTAATACTAAATTCATAAATTTAGTAGTCGGTCGTCCTTCAATATTTAACTCCGTTTTTATAACAGATTTTAAGTCATAAACATCTTGATACGTAATATGTCTTCCATCAGGACGTGGATGAACAGTAATACCTTGTGCCCCAAATTTTTGTGAATCTATAGCTATTTGTATAAGATCAGGTATATTTCCTCCTCTAGAATTTCTTAAAGTAGCTATTTTATTTAAATTAACGCTTAATCTTACCATATTTAATAAGTAACATTTGTAGTTACTTGTGTAACTTTTAAATTAAATTCTTTTGCAGCTGTTAACAAATGATCAAATACACTTGCTTGAATTCGTTCATATTTAATAGACACGGAAGTATTTGTAAAACAATATAATTCTATAGGAAGACCATAAGGTGTTGGTTCTAAATGTCTAACCATCAAAGTCTCTGATTGTGATATTCTTGGATGTTGATGTAAATATTCTAATGCATACTGACGAAAAAGACCAATGTTAGTGAGTCTTCTTCCGTTTATATCCATACTAAGATCAATATTTTTTTTTTTATTAAAATCTTCTATTTCTTTTTTTTTTCTATGAATATAATTCTTTATTAGATAGAAATTTTGGAATTCTTCTAATTTAGCTGCATTACAAAAATGAAATGATTGAATATTAAACAATATAGATCTTTTAATTCTTCGTATATTTTTTTTTCGCATAACTTCAAAATTTGTGACCGCTGTAGATATTAAATCATAAGTAGGAAC from Blattabacterium cuenoti includes the following:
- a CDS encoding pyridoxine 5'-phosphate synthase, with protein sequence MVRLSVNLNKIATLRNSRGGNIPDLIQIAIDSQKFGAQGITVHPRPDGRHITYQDVYDLKSVIKTELNIEGRPTTKFMNLVLDILPKQVTLVPDSDHVKTSNSGWDTFIYQDFLTEKIQKLKKKGIRTSIFLEPEPKLVSFASKTGTDRIELFTGNYALGYMKGNKEIIYSYIATAKKAMEYNLSVNAGHDLNLENLSFLIEKIPFLKEVSIGQSLISDTIYMGLENTIQTYLKKIYKAYEK